In Antechinus flavipes isolate AdamAnt ecotype Samford, QLD, Australia chromosome 3, AdamAnt_v2, whole genome shotgun sequence, a genomic segment contains:
- the LOC127554369 gene encoding ADP-ribose pyrophosphatase, mitochondrial-like isoform X2, giving the protein MSYGVRAVGSLHRKARTSPYPRSTVERSHVPDDKVPWLVEWRDYKPVEYTAASILAGPSWADPQIGERDFSPKFNERDGLVDRKSHNGPYEIENGRPRNPAGRTGLDGRGLLGRWGPNHAADPIITRWKRDDHGNKVSHPVSGKNILQFVAIKRKDCGEWAIPGGMVDPGEKISATLKREFGEEAMNSLEKSRAEKKELEEQLHKLFNQEHFMVYKGYVDDPRNTDSAWMETEAVNYHDETGETMDNLTLEAGDDAGKVKWVEINDKLKLYASHSQFIELVAEKRGAHWSEN; this is encoded by the coding sequence ATGTCCTACGGCGTGCGTGCTGTGGGCAGCCTCCACCGCAAGGCTCGCACTTCACCTTACCCGCGCTCCACCGTCGAACGAAGCCATGTCCCCGACGACAAGGTACCCTGGCTGGTAGAGTGGCGGGACTATAAACCCGTGGAGTACACGGCAGCCTCCATCCTGGCCGGACCTTCGTGGGCAGATCCCCAGATAGGTGAAAGAGATTTTTCTCCCAAATTCAATGAAAGGGATGGACTTGTTGACCGGAAGAGCCACAATGGCCCCTATGAGATTGAAAATGGACGGCCTAGAAATCCTGCGGGGCGCACTGGACTCGATGGCAGGGGACTTCTGGGACGTTGGGGCCCAAACCACGCAGCGGACCCCATCATTACTAGATGGAAAAGAGACGACCATGGAAATAAAGTCTCCCACCCGGTTTCTGGAAAAAACATCCTCCAATTTGTAGCCATCAAACGGAAAGACTGTGGAGAGTGGGCCATCCCAGGGGGCATGGTGGATCCAGGTGAGAAAATCAGTGCCACCTTGAAACGAGAGTTTGGTGAGGAAGCAATGAATTCCTTAGAGAAgtccagagctgaaaagaaagagCTGGAGGAACAATTGCACAAACTCTTCAACCAGGAGCATTTCATGGTTTATAAGGGATATGTGGATGACCCTCGAAACACTGATAGTGCATGGATGGAGACAGAAGCTGTGAACTACCATGATGAAACAGGTGAGACAATGGATAATCTGACTCTGGAAGCAGGAGATGATGCTGGGAAGGTTAAATGGGTGGAAATCAATGATAAACTCAAACTTTATGCCAGTCACTCCCAGTTCATTGAACTTGTGGCTGAGAAGCGAGGAGCTCACTGGAGTGAAAACTGA